The genomic DNA AATCCAATTGAAATGGAAAAACTTAACGAATACCTGCAAACTCTGCTCTCATCATGCAGCGACGAACTACATCTCGAACCCGAGCGCAATCCATATCTCGTCTCGGAAAATCGGACGACCGAGCTTGGCAATGTTCCGATGCTCGGCACCCAGATCAGTATGATGGTGTTTCCGCTGATACCTTCGGACGTCAAATCGGCACTGCCGCACAGCTCGGAGGTCGAATTTGTCCATCCGCACAACCTCGGCAATTTCAATTTTGTCGTGCAGAAATCGCCCGCCGGATTTAACGTCACGATCCGGCCGATGCTGGGCGATTCGTCAGAATCGGTCCGCGTAAACCCTCCGCTCCCGGAAAGGCCGCCGGCTTTTCAAGCTGAACTTGGCACGCCGATATCAGCACTTGAGCCCGTCGCAGAACCCACACCGGCGGCCGGCGAATATGTATTTGAAAGTGCATCGGCCGGCGTTGAATATAACGCAGGGATCGCTGCCCCTTCAGCCCTCGACGATCTGCTCGTGGATCACACCGAAATGGCGTCCGAATACATTCCTTCGAACGAATCGCCAGTAGAGATCGTTTCGGCGAACGACCCTTCGTTCCAAACCATATTCTCTGACACGTCGACATACGAACCGCCGGGACGCCGCGATGATCTCGGCGATAGCCCTTACATTACTCCTACTAAGGCTTTTGTGCCGGTGCCGGTCATTGAAACCGCACAACCTGCGTTCGAAACACCAATGAACGAATATAGCCAGCCTCAAGAAGCCTACGTCCCTCTGCAAAACTACGTACCGCCAGTATCCGCCGCTCCCGCCCTGCCGGCGGAACCGACGCAAGCGGGATTTGTGCCTGCGGCGGCCAATGCTCCGATGCGTGCGAAAATGGATTCGCTATTCCAGCAAATGTCGGATATCGGTGCATCGGACCTTCATCTCTCGGTCAGTATGTCGCCGATGATCCGCAAGGACGGCAAGATGAAGCCGCTGAAGGAAGGCGAACAGGCCTTGACATCCGATGCGATGCGAACGCTTTTGACATCGATCATGCCGCCAAAGAATCAGGAAGAATTCTCAATGCGCAACGATACCGATTTTGCGTACGAGATCCCGAATCTGGCTCGTTTCCGCTGCAATGTGTTCATGGATCGAAAGGGCATGGGGGCGGTGTTTCGAATCATCCCGACCAAAATTTTGACGGCGGAACAGCTAGGGCTTTCGAAAGCGATCATGGACCTTTGCTCGCTGTCAAAAGGACTGGTCGTAGTAACGGGACCGACCGGTTCCGGTAAGTCGACGACGCTGTGTGCGATGGTCGATTCTATTAACAAAAATCGAAAAGATCACATCATTACGATCGAGGATCCGATCGAATTTACGCACGAAAACCAAAAATGCCTCGTCAATCAGCGTGAGGTGCATAACCACACCGATTCGTTCAAAGATGCACTAAGGGCCGCTCTTCGCGAAGACCCGGACATCCTGCTCGTCGGCGAAATGCGAGATCTCGAGACCATCTCTATCGCGATCGAGACCGCCGAAACCGGCCACCTTGTGTTTGGAACGCTGCATACGACGACAGCCGCATCGACGGTCGACCGAATAATCGATCAGTTCCCGGCTGATAGACAACAGCAGATACGCGTAATGCTTTCAGAATCTCTCAAAGGGGTGATAGCCCAAACACTGCTGCCGAAAAAGGGCGGCGGCCGTGTTGCGGCTCTTGAGGTCCTGATCGTAACGCCGGCGATCTCAAATCTGATACGCGAAGGCAAGACTTTCCAGATTCCGTCAGCGATGCAAACCGGCAAAACGCACGGCATGGTCATGCTCAATGATGCCCTTTACGCCCACGTGGAAAGCGGTATGGTCGAGCCCAGGGACGCATACGTCAAGGCCGTGGACAAAGCAGGCTTTGAGATGCTCTTAACACGCGGCGGATTCTCGCTTTAGAAGATCATTCATTAAACATCTGACGGTAGAGCCAACGCTCTGCCGTCTTTTTTGTTTGGTGCATTCTATATGCAAATCGCTCCACGCCTTTCTCTCGATGTTAAGCGACACATATCACAATCTTGACTTTGGCATCGAAGCTGGAGTTTAATAGCGTCACTAAACCACAATCTGATGAGGGGGCTATTCGATGATCCAATGGCGCTTTTCGTTCTATTTGTTATCTGCTGTTTTCGCGTGTCTGATCTCGCCTGCTCCGCATTTTGCGTGGAATGGTTATCACACGGCAAGCAGATCAGACACATTTAACATGTTGTCGGTCGTGCAAACTCCGACCGACGGCGGTATTCGAGAGGAAGTTCCGCAAAAATTCCGGGCCCGGTTCGAAACGTGGAAAGCGGAGCTGCTCTCGACCGAGTTTGGCAGACAACAGTGGGGAACGTACGCGAATAATAAGAACTTTGTTCTCACGATAAAGGTCTCGGGTAACCGCGGGAGTGACGCAGGAACTGATAGATTCCAATGGGACGAAACCGGCAACTTTGTCGGTGCAACGATCCCGATCGGCTCACGGATCGACTCCGGTTATCCGCCGCCGATATATTATCCGGTGCTAAATTCTCTCGCGTCCGACGCAGCGGTCCATTCGATCAACGGCAGCATCCTCGCCGCAACTAAGCTCTCTCATGAGCTCGGCCATGTAGAACAAACCGCTGAGGCAAACGTCAAATTTCTACAATTGCAGAACAAGCTCGTCCCGGCCTATATCTTGATCTTTCTGAAGAACGGCCTCAATACCCGCGACAAAAAGCTCATCGAACTGGCTGACCAAATGGGCGGCACACCGACCGAGATCTGGGAAAGCCGCGAATACTGGAGCGAGGTCACTGCCATGCAATTCCTCCACGACAGACTAAGCAACGAAGAAATATATTGCCGCGTCTTCGAAAAGATCAAACGAAACGTTCGCGAATATGCCAAGGGTTACGAGGATCGATTCCACAAATTCCCCGAATTAATAAGCGCCCGCTGTGCGAAGTAAAGGGTTCTTATTTTGTCACGACAACGTTGTTAACGGCCAGGGTCTTGCCAAGTGCACGGTAGAATTCGGAGATAGCGATGTTTAGGTCGGTCTGGGCCTGGAGTTCACGTCCGCGGGCCGCCAGAAGTTCCGTTTGGCGAAGCGACACCAGAAGAAATGTCGTTGTGCCGGCACGGAATTGACGCTGCTCGCTGGCCGACAATTCTTCCGCCGCCGATCGGGCTGCTGTCGCTGAAGTCAAACGGGACTCGGCAGAACGCAGTGCTTGGAGAGCATTGCGGACCTCGGCCTCGATCAATTGCTCGGTCTGGGCACGATTATTTGCGAGCCGATCTGCAAGTACCTGCGTTCGGCCAAGATTTGCTTTGGCGACGCGATTGCCCCACGGCAGCGAGATCTGAACGCCGATCCGATACGTTGGATAATCCTGTTGGAGCAGATTGCCCAGCGAATTACCATACCCGCCGATCAGGTTCGGCGGCAAATTGGCGACGCCCGATGCCAGCGGATTCGGCGTTCCGGCGAGGCCCGCAGAAGTATACGAACCGACTAGGTCGATCTGCGGTTTTGTTTGATTTCTGAAGTATTTCAGGTCGATCTTGTTGATGTCTTCGTTGATCTGGATCTGTTCGATCTCGGGTCGATTGGACAACGCCTCAGTAACGGCGATCTCGAGGCCGATCTTCGGAATGATCTGCGACATCGGCGAGACCGGTGTCAACGGCCGTGACCATTCTGCCGCGGTCCGGTCCGGCAATACCAACGTCTTCAGCGTATTTTCCGAACGCGTAACAGTCTCCTGAGCAAGAAAGATCAGCTGCTCAAAATTTGCGATCTGTGCTTCGGCCGCTACGATCTCGATAGGTGCTAGTACGCCTTGGTCGACCATGCGGCGATTGCTTTCTACTTGTTCGCGTGATTGCTTAAGCGTATCGACCTGAACTTGCAGGTTGCGTAGAGCAAAAGCGTGGTTCCAATAAGCCTGTTCAACGCTGGAAACGACGTCGATCGCCTTTAGCCTGAGCGACGTGTCCGACAGCGTCAGATTCTTTTTTGCGATCGCTATCTGTCGGCGATTATTATCGACTGCCCGGTTTCTCCATAGCGGCTGGACATAAGTCGCGACCAGCGAAGTCGGAAATTGCGGATTAAGCGTTGCGTTGCGGTTTGTCGTGTTCGTACGCGAATTATTGAAGGCAACGTCATAAGATCCGCCGAATTTAGGTACAAATCCCGAAAGGCCGATATTCGCGAGGAACTGCCGCTGGGTGACGGCACCATTCACTGCACCGCCGATCGTCGAAGCAGTTGGAGTCGTGCGGCTTTCGTAATACGATTCCGAATCGATCAACGGGTCGTACACGCCTCTGGCACCGAGCAATCCGAACTCGGCGATCTTCACATCATTTCGCGACGCATCGATGTCATTGTTGTTTTTCAGCGCCATTTCGATAGCCTGGTCCAATGTGAGCGAAAGCTGATCGCCCGTTTGGACTCCGATCCGCGACTGGTCCGGTATTGGCCTCGTGACTGTCCTGAACTTGGGAACGGACGGCTGAGGCTGATCAGGTTGAGTCGGGGAATCTCCCTGCCCAAAAGCGACAATGCCAAGGGTAAGCAGCGTCGCCACGCCAATTATGGTGCGGCCAACGACGAAGTTCAAAATTCTGCAATTGAATAAAAACATCAAAAGATCAGGCGGCATCTCCGGTATTTGACGGAAGATCGGATCCGCGTTTTCCACGCAATCTGCCGAAAGTGCTGCGAATGCCGCCTGCTATCGACTGAAATACCGTTGATTGCTGGGCGTCATCGAAGATCGAGTAAAAAACCGGAACCGCAAGCAGGGTCAGCAGCAAGCACATCGACTGTCCACCCACGACAAGAATTCCGATCGAACGGTTTGTCGCCGCCCCGGCACCGGTTCCTAAGGTAAGCGGGATCATGCCGGCAACAAGTGCCAGCGTGGTCATTAGAATCGGACGCAACCGGTCGCGGTTCGCCTGAATGATCGCATCATAGCGGCCCAATCCCTGTGATCTCAGCGTATTAGTATGGTCGATCTGAAGGATCGCGTTCTTCTTGACGATTCCAAACAGCAGTAAAATGCCGAGAGCCGAGAAGATATTCAGCGTCTGCCCCGCGATCGCCGTAGAAAGCAAAGCGAACGGCACCGATAGCGGCAGTGTTATAAGGATCGTGACAGGATGAATGAATGATTCGAACTGTGCAGCAAGGATCAAATACATGAACACAAATGACAGAAGAAATGCATAAAGGAATGCCTCATAAGCTTTCTGCAGTTCCTTGGACTGGCCCGTGACTCCGACAACGTATTCTGCCGGCATCTTCAGTTCTGCGGCGAACTTCTCCATTTTTGCGATCGCGTCTGATTCAGCAGCATTAGGCGGCAATCCGGCCGAAACCGTTACTTGCCTTTGGCGATTCAGACGATTGATCGATGAAGGCGATAGGCCTTCGTCTATCTTAATGACCCGCTCGAGATCGACTGTACCGCCATTCGAAGAACCGACGGTGAAGAACTTGAAATTGCTGCGGTCGCGGCGATAGGCTTCTTCTGCTCGGACAACAACGTCGTATTGCTTTGAATTCTCGCTAAAGGTCGATGTGATCTGACCGGCCGAAAGGATATTCAATGCCTGAGCAACGTCACCGGCCCGAACGCCCAGATCTGCCGCCTTTGTGCGGTCGATGGTCACGCGGACCTCGGGATTGCCAACCTCTATCGAAGTGTCCGGATCTCGATAGATCGGGTCCTGCTTCATTCTCTCGACCATCGCGTTAGCATATTCCGTAAGCTTTGCCATATCCGGCCCTGCGATGTACATCCCGACCGATGAACCGCCCCGGCCGAGGCCGATGCTGCCTGCTATCGAAGAAGACGCCGATACGGTTACCTGATAATCCTTGGACGAATACTTTTTCGCGATAGCCCGTGTTTGATTGATTAGTTCGGCTTGCGACTTCTTACGTTCGCCAACCGGCACCAATGCAACATTGATAAATCCGTTATTTGAGCCGGACCCGCGGCCGAACCCGGCGAGAATAAGCGTATTCTTCACGCCTGGGATCTCTGCTCGAATGTCTCGGGCAATTCGATCAAGGATCGATTGTGTTGCCGACAGTGAAGTTCCCTGCGGGCCGCGAATATTCACTTGATAAAGCGATTCATCCTCGTCGGGCAAGAAAGCCATGCCCACAAACTTATAAAGCGGAACGATCGAAGCGACAGTAATAACGCATAATAATACAACAGCCCAACGGAACCGCATCGCCAGCCGAAGAAGCCAAGTATACCCGCCGTCGATCTGGCGATAGAACCAGCCTGCTTTTGAATCGTTGACGTGACCTGCTTCCAAAACCGCCTTCGCATCCTGACCGGCCTGATCAAACGACTCGTCGTCAAAGCTTGTCGATGCTGTCCGCTCTTTTTTTGCCGCTTTCCGCTTGATCCAGCGTGCTGCCAGCATAGGCGTCAGCGTGAATGAGACTACGAGCGACACCGCGATGGCCGCGGCCGCCGTCAGTCCGAACGAAGACATGAACCGGCCCACAATGCCGGTCATAAATCCGACAGGAATGAACACCGCAAGCAGCGAAAGCGTGGTCGCCAAAACAGCCAGGCCGATCTCGCGGGTTCCTTCGATCGCTGCCTGAAACGGATCCATGCCCTTTTCTTCGACGAATCGGTAAATATTCTCGAGCACAACGATCGCATCGTCGATAACAATACCGACCATCAAGGTCAGTGCCAGCATTGTCATCTGATTGAGCGAAAAACCGAACGCTGCGATAGCGGCAAATGCTGCAATGATCGATATCGGGATCGCCAGGGCCGCAATGATGGTCGAGCGGAAATTCCAAAGAAAGAGAAAAACGCTGATCGCCGCAAAAAGCCCGCCCAAGACGAGGTGCTCTTCGATCGCAGTAAGCGAATTTTGAATAAACTCCGACTGATCGCGGATGAGTGCGATCTTCATGTCAGACGGCAGGTTTGGAATGATACTGGCCATTCGGCCCTTGACGTTGTTAATAACAGCGATCGTATTGGCTCCGGCCTGTTTGCGAATACCAACGGACACAGCCGGAACGCCGTCGAGCGAAGCCGCCGAGCTTGGCTCACCACCCGTCTTTTCGACCGTTCCAATGTCCTTTATCTTGATCGGAAAGCCGTTACGCGTCGTTATGACGACATCATTGAACTGATCTACCTCGGTCAGCTTGCTCATCGTTCGAACGCCAAGCGTTCGCTGGCCTTCGACGATATTGCCGCCCGGCATCTCTTGATTTTGTGAGCGTATCGCTGCAGTCACGTCGGTCACAGGAATATTGAAAGCTCGCAGCCGGTCCGGATTGACGTTCACACGGATCTGCGGCGAACGCGAGCCCCACATAAAGACCTCGCCGACGCCGTCAGCACTTTCGATGCGCTTTTGTATCAACTGCTCGACCTGTTCGGTGAGCTCCATAATGTCGCGCGGGGCACTAATGGTATACATCAGGATCGGCTGCGAATCGGGATCGCTCTTCTGTGCCGAAGGCGGGTCGGCACTATCCGGTAGCCGGTTGATCACATTGCTGAGCTTCTGCTGGATCTCCTGAAAGGCAACGTCCGGATCCTTTTCGAGGTTGAATGTGAGTGTTACGTTTGAGCTGCCGCGTGACGAACTCGACCGCATTTCTTCGACACCGGGAACCGTGTTAAGTGCTCCTTCGACCACGTCAGTGATCTCGGTCTCGATCTCTTCGGGAGCCGCTCCGGGATTGCTCGTCCGAACCGAGATGGTCGGCAGATCGATCTTTGGAAAGCGATCGACGCCAAGCGTAAAGAAGCTAAATCCGCCCACGACCGTCAGAAACATGACGATCACTGTCGCGAATACAGGTCGATGTACACAAATTTCAGCCAGCCACTGCATAATAACTCCTAGCTAAAAACTCACCTTTGCCCCTTCGTACAAACTCTCCAGATTGCTCGTTGCTACCGTTTCATCAGCCTCTACACCGGTGACGATCTGAGCAAATCCACCTTCTTCAGTACCGAGCTGCACCACGCGAAGTTTAACGATGCCTTCTTGTACAACAAAAACCCGGTATGATTGGGTTGCCTGATGATTGTATACAGCCGTTCTTGGGACAAATACTCCCTTCCCTCCGCCATCTCGATTGATCCGAACAGTTGCAAACATTCCCTGGCGAAGCGAGTTATCACCATTCTCGACCGTTGCCTCGACAACTGCCGAACGTGAGACCGGGTCTACTGCCGGATTTACCGCAATTACAGTACCTGCGAATTTTCGGTCCTTATAAGCATCGACCTGCACCGAAACTCCGCGTCCGATGCCAATGTAAGGGATATCCGCCTCGGCGACCTGGATCAAGACCTTGATCGGATTTGTCCGCAGTATCGTTGCCACAACGGATGCCGAAGATACGTATTCGCCAACCGCGACCGCTCGGTTGCTGATAAAGCCGGAAAAAGGAGCTTTGATAACAGTATCAGTGATCGCTTGCTCGGCGTCTGCAACCTGCGTCTGCGCAGATTCGACATCGGCTCTGGCACTGGCGATCGCCTGATTGTTCTGCTTTGCGTTATTTATGGCAGCTTCAAGCTGCTGTTTGGCAACATTAGAGCGGGCCCTGGCGGTGTCACGGGCTGTTCGATATTGCTCGTAAGTTATCAACGCGACATCGCCAGTCTCCGTGAGTTCGCGATACCGCTTTTCGTTAGCCTCTGCCTGTTTCAGTTCGGCGAGCGTCTGCTCGTAATTCGCATTTGCCCCACGAACCTCGGGTATCGTCGATGCGTTAAAAGAACCTCCGCGGCCGAGCCCCAACCTTGCCTCCGCCTGAAGAACACTTGCCTGCGCACGTTTAACGCTCGCTCTTGCTGTGGCTAACCTTAGCCGTGCATCACGATCATCAATGCGTGCAATTACAGAACCGGACGCGACAAATTGTCCGACGTTGACCGATATATCAGCGATCTTGCCTGCGGTCTTAGGTGCAATGTCTGACGATTCCTCAGCCGTCATGCTGCCGGTTGCCTGAATGACCGATGCGACATCTCGCGACTCGCTCTTGGCAACAGTGATGACAAGCGGAGCGTCTCCGGGATTCGCGTCGGTATTTGAGTTGTTGCGTTTGGTTTCGGTGGAACCCGAACCGCAGGCGAGCGACCCGGCCATTGCCATCGCGCAAATTACTGATCCAACAAGGTAATTCCTCATAGCAGATTCGTCTAAGTGATGTATTTTATAACAATTTGGGAGAACGCCGAACAGCGGCTTTGTAAACTTTTGTCAACAACCGTCAGCAAGCCACATTTCGGGTCATCATGTGGGTAGTGTTAAACTAACGAAGATTTGATTTGAGAGGAAAAGCAATTACATGCAGGAAATTACCGCTTTAGAACTAAAGGATCTACTCGATTCGGGTTTGGATGTACAGCTTATTGACGTGCGGCAACCCGACGAATTTGCCTTCGCAAGGATCGAAGGTGCCAAGCTCATTCCGCTGGGCGAGATCATCAGCCGAATGAACGAACTCGACCAATCGCGCGATGCGATCATCCAGTGCAAAATGGGCGGCCGCAGCGCCCGTGCGATCGAAGCCCTGCAGCGAATGGGCTACACCGGGACGCTAAAAAACCTCGTCGGCGGGATAACAGCCTGGTCAAACGACGTCGATCCGAGCGTGCCGAAATATTAGGGTCTAATACCTGCTGAATGGCCGGTCTTACGCGATCTTCGCTGTCGATCGGCTGATAATGTGGTGCCGTTGCTATTTGATACTGAAACCGTAGTGGATCGACAGAAAGTTGTTCCCCCGACCTGAGTTTCCGATCGTGTAAGCGACCGAGAGATTCTGCGACCGTTTGAGATCATAACTGAAGCCGAAATTCGAATAACCCAAGCTGTTCTTTCCGCTGGTCCAGTCCGCTATAAGTTTGAATTTCTTTGTGATGGGCTGTTCGAAACCCACCATCAAACCTGTTCTTGACCCAAAATCCCTTGAGGTATTAGCCAATCCATAGATACCGCCGGTTAACCTCATATCCTTGACCGACTCAAAGGTCTTACTGGCATTTAAATAGAATTGTGCGGTCATGCGGTCACCTGCTTTTTTATTCAGTGGTATAAAAGCGACCGTCCCGACTGAAACGGCGACGCCGCTATTTTCGTTCTCATAAGCTTTCCACTTGATGTTCGGCTGCAATTCGTGTGCTCCGCCATCGACATCGTACGTTAAGTAGTAATTGACGCCGATCTCGACGTTTTTTTTCAGGCCGTAAACGATCGATGGGCCGTAGGACTGCAAGCCGCCGTTCTCGTACTTCGCGAAGTGCGAATAGGCCTCAAGCGTGACATGAAGGGTCTCCTTTTCCTGTGTGTCGGTCGACGGCACAAAAAAGACCCCTGATTGAGCAAATGCCGAGGTGATGAATATAAATATGCAGAGGGCCGATATCGCAATTTTGGGAAGACTCATACTCAATGCCGCAAATCTCCGTTTCTTGATGGTTGCGATCAACGCATTTTAGTTGTCAGCGAGATCAATACCCTCAGCCAACCTAACGATCTTCATATCTTCGGCAACGGTGGTGCGGCAGGACATGACCGCTTTTTCTTTGTCGCCGTTTTGGAGCCAGACCTGGCAGTTGATGCATTCGCCGTTCCAGCAGAATTCGCCGTACGAGATATTTTCCATCGCGAGAAACTGAAAACACCTGAGCAGCGAATTGTTCTCCGGGACCATACGCTTTTCGCCGAGAATGTCGATTTCGATCAGCTTATCGAAAGGAGCAAAGATATCATGGTGTTCCATAGAAATAGTTGTTACAAACGGCCGGTATCGGCGCTTTCGCGACTAGATAATCTTATCGAAAAGGTGTAATTTTAAGCAATGTCCTTAGTATTGTATACCAAACCGGATTGTCCGTATTGCCAGCGGGCGCGTGAACATTATGATGCTCACGGGATCGAGTATATTGAGCACGACGCTCAGAACGACAAGCTTCGCCAGCGCGAAATGCTCGAGTTTTCTGGGGGCGATCTGACCGTTCCGTGCATTATCCAGAACGGCGAATACATTGCTTCGGGTTGGGGTGATCCGCCCCGCGGCTGAACGATCCGTATTGATTGAGCGGCAGTTTGCCGGTCACTGATATAAGATTTTTCCAGATTTCGCCCGTTTCCTCTCCGCGGGGCTTTACATGACGGCTCGTAAATTTTACGATTACCGTTCGCGAAGATTTGAGCGGCATGCCGGATTTTTTTGATCGGCGTTTTTTATGGTTGGTTCGCAAATTAACCAGTACAAGATACTAGAAAAGATCGGCTCGGGCGGCCAGGGAACTGTTTACAAGGCCCTCGACACCAAGCTCAACCGCACCGCCGTCATCAAGGTCCTCCCGCCTGAACTCACGCAAAAAACCGCCAACTTCAAGCGTTTCGAACGCGAGGCCCAGCTTTGTTCGCAGCTCGATCACCCGAATATCTGTACGATCTACGACTTTCACAGCGACGATGGAGTATTTTACATCGCAATGCAGTGGGTCGACGGCAAGAATGTTCGCCAGCTTGTCGCGGGCCGGCCGCTCGAACTGAAAAGTGCCTTGTCTATCGCGATCCAGGTCACCGACGCTCTCGCATATGCCCATTCGAAGAACATCATTCACCGCGACATCAAGGCCGGGAATATCATGGTCACCGATTCGGGCCAGGTAAAAATACTCGATTTTGGCCTCGCCAAGCTCCTTGAGGACGAACACGCCGCTATCAACGAGGGCTATGACCGCACCGAGATAACCGAACTTGGGATCCCGTACGGCACAGCAACTTACGCAGCTCCTGAACAAGCAAAGGGCGAACGGGCAGATCATCGCAGCGACATCTTTTCAACGGGCGTTTTGATCTACGAAATGCTCACAGGCATTTGGGCATTTCAGGGCAAAACTGTCATCGATGTGCGGCATCAAGTTCTTTACGGCACGCCAAAACCGCTCGCTGACCAGCGGAAGGAACCATTGCCCGCACAGCTCCAAAGCATTGTGGATAAAGCACTTGCCAAAGATCCGAAAGACCGTTACCAAAAGATCGCGACGATGCGAGATGAACTTCGTGCTGTGCTGCATCAGGTTGCAGGAGCCCAGATAATGCCTGGCGATACATTTTCACCCGGCCACGCTGACGGCGGCACGGTCAAACGTGTACTCAACTGGTTTACCGGCAAATCCGTTCCGGAGGCGAGCTCGATCGGCAGTATGCCCCAAATGACCAGTCAGCCTTCATTCTCGCCGGACATTTCGATGACTGCCACGGGAATTGAGAAGAAAAGTGTAGCCATCCTGCCGTTTCAGAATATGGGCGGCGATCCGGCCTCGGCGTTTTATGAATTTGCACTTGCCGATGCCGTCATTACGGAATTGGCACAGATCCGGTCGATCATCGTTCGGCCAAGCAGCGTCATTGCAAAATATCAAGGCAAAGCCATCGATCCTCGCGAAGCCGGCAAGGAATTACGGGTCCACGCTGTGCTTTCAGCCGGCTTCTTGCGGGCCGGCGAAAAGCTGCGCGTGACCGCGCAATTGCTTGACGTAGTGAGCGGCGACATTCTATGGTCAGATCGGATCGACGCCGAGGGCAGCGACATTCTCGCCCTGCAGGACGGCATTGCAACGAAGATCCTCGAAGGACTGCGACTCGAATTGACCGATATCGAGGCCGAAAAACTAGGCAAACGAGCGACGGACAATGCCGAGGCTTGGGAAGAATATCTCCGCGGCCGTGATAATTTTGGCCGTTTCATTTTCCGCACTATCGATGCCGACGATTGCGACGCGGCAATGGCGAATTTCAAACACGCGATCGAACTGGATCCGCATTTCGCCCTCGCTTACAGCGGCCTCGGCGCCTGCTACGCGAATCGTGTATTTAAGGGCCTGGGCGAACCGGAAGATTACACGTACGCCGAAGCTGCATTCAGCAAGGCCTTTTTCTACGATCAGAACGTGGTCGAGGCACGAGTTCTGATGGTCATGATCTACATGGCACGCGGCGAGAAAAAGAAAGCGAGGAGCGAGATCGATCTCCTGCAGAAACAGTTTCCCAATGATGCTGCACTATATTTCGTTAAAGGCGTCATGCACCGGCTCGATGGCGAATATGAGGAATCACTCAGATCATTTGAGAAACTCTCAAGGCTTGATCCTGCGGCTCGCGCGGTCGCCGCATACAACCGAGCCCGCATATTTATCTACAAACGCGAATTTGACCGGGCGAATGAGGAACTCGACAAAGGATTCAAGGTCGAACCCAATCATCCGATGCTCAAGATATTTCGGTCGGGCGTGCTCTATTATCAGGGGCAATACGACGAGTCGTTGAAGTTGATCGCCGG from Acidobacteriota bacterium includes the following:
- a CDS encoding (2Fe-2S)-binding protein, translating into MEHHDIFAPFDKLIEIDILGEKRMVPENNSLLRCFQFLAMENISYGEFCWNGECINCQVWLQNGDKEKAVMSCRTTVAEDMKIVRLAEGIDLADN
- a CDS encoding glutaredoxin, with translation MSLVLYTKPDCPYCQRAREHYDAHGIEYIEHDAQNDKLRQREMLEFSGGDLTVPCIIQNGEYIASGWGDPPRG
- a CDS encoding protein kinase codes for the protein MVGSQINQYKILEKIGSGGQGTVYKALDTKLNRTAVIKVLPPELTQKTANFKRFEREAQLCSQLDHPNICTIYDFHSDDGVFYIAMQWVDGKNVRQLVAGRPLELKSALSIAIQVTDALAYAHSKNIIHRDIKAGNIMVTDSGQVKILDFGLAKLLEDEHAAINEGYDRTEITELGIPYGTATYAAPEQAKGERADHRSDIFSTGVLIYEMLTGIWAFQGKTVIDVRHQVLYGTPKPLADQRKEPLPAQLQSIVDKALAKDPKDRYQKIATMRDELRAVLHQVAGAQIMPGDTFSPGHADGGTVKRVLNWFTGKSVPEASSIGSMPQMTSQPSFSPDISMTATGIEKKSVAILPFQNMGGDPASAFYEFALADAVITELAQIRSIIVRPSSVIAKYQGKAIDPREAGKELRVHAVLSAGFLRAGEKLRVTAQLLDVVSGDILWSDRIDAEGSDILALQDGIATKILEGLRLELTDIEAEKLGKRATDNAEAWEEYLRGRDNFGRFIFRTIDADDCDAAMANFKHAIELDPHFALAYSGLGACYANRVFKGLGEPEDYTYAEAAFSKAFFYDQNVVEARVLMVMIYMARGEKKKARSEIDLLQKQFPNDAALYFVKGVMHRLDGEYEESLRSFEKLSRLDPAARAVAAYNRARIFIYKREFDRANEELDKGFKVEPNHPMLKIFRSGVLYYQGQYDESLKLIAGVLKDNPRMDGIRPLYALFLAGSGHPDEAKAQLTEDALAIARADHDMAYWVGSTYAVLGDRDLAFKWLNKAVRLGNQNKPHFENDINLATIRDDERWPELLEKMKLGD